From Jeotgalibaca dankookensis, one genomic window encodes:
- a CDS encoding YczE/YyaS/YitT family protein, translating to MNKNIMRRSLIYVVGVFFMSLGISFSIYADLGVSPVSSLSYAVTLVTGISVGTITVFTHFFYIGVQVLITRVLDIKDAAIQLAIAFLFGFFIDASLFLVQLVLPAPTNLAIQWLYLIISLFLIAMGLTGYTNVNFTLMPYDELTNVISKHFHMTYGHARIVGDVSNVLLALAIGFIFLGSLGSIGIGTVVAAVSVGRILNWLMKLIKKYNLPLI from the coding sequence TTGAATAAAAATATTATGCGACGTTCTCTTATTTATGTCGTCGGAGTCTTTTTTATGTCGCTAGGAATCAGCTTTTCAATTTATGCTGATTTGGGCGTTTCACCCGTTTCATCTTTGTCATATGCCGTCACCTTAGTAACTGGAATCTCAGTCGGAACCATCACGGTCTTTACGCATTTCTTCTATATTGGTGTGCAAGTATTAATTACCAGAGTACTTGATATAAAAGACGCGGCTATCCAACTCGCGATTGCTTTTTTATTTGGATTTTTTATTGATGCTTCTTTATTTCTCGTCCAACTGGTTTTGCCTGCACCAACCAATCTAGCTATCCAATGGCTTTATTTAATTATTAGTTTGTTTTTAATAGCCATGGGTCTAACCGGTTATACAAATGTAAACTTTACTCTGATGCCCTATGATGAATTGACCAATGTTATTAGTAAGCATTTCCATATGACTTATGGACATGCCAGAATTGTTGGCGATGTTTCTAATGTCCTTTTAGCTTTAGCAATTGGCTTTATTTTTCTTGGTTCCTTAGGATCAATTGGAATTGGTACCGTTGTTGCGGCCGTTTCAGTTGGGCGCATATTGAATTGGCTAATGAAATTAATTAAAAAATACAATCTGCCACTTATTTAA
- a CDS encoding aldo/keto reductase family protein: METITLNTGIELPIVGTGTNTYGKENNDYQGKINGDTTELDQAISLGYRHIDTAISYRNESVIGDAVKKSKLPREEFFLTSKIPGRPEYIETTEAVHQAVADSLNALKTDYIDLYLIHHPWDNNEEIFTVWRILEEYVDKGVLKAIGVSNFNQEQLGFILERARIKPAVNQIQSNTSEWNHAIIEYCQEHGVVPEAWGPLSRIDASCRQALTEIGQRYGKTWAQVILRYQIQRGVAVIPKSHNPERQQLNIELFDFSLTEEEMTTIGHLKNKEQNN, encoded by the coding sequence ATGGAAACGATCACCTTGAACACAGGAATTGAACTACCAATTGTTGGAACCGGAACAAATACGTATGGAAAAGAAAATAATGATTATCAGGGTAAAATAAATGGAGATACGACTGAACTGGACCAGGCAATTTCCTTAGGCTATCGCCATATCGATACAGCTATTTCTTACCGCAATGAATCTGTAATCGGCGATGCCGTAAAAAAAAGTAAGCTTCCCCGAGAAGAATTTTTCTTAACCTCTAAAATTCCGGGACGTCCGGAATATATTGAAACAACAGAAGCAGTTCATCAAGCGGTTGCTGACAGTTTAAATGCTTTAAAAACAGATTATATTGATTTGTATTTAATACACCACCCATGGGATAACAATGAGGAAATATTTACAGTCTGGCGTATTCTTGAAGAATATGTGGACAAAGGTGTCTTAAAAGCCATTGGTGTTTCAAATTTCAATCAAGAGCAACTCGGCTTCATTCTAGAGCGCGCTCGCATCAAACCTGCAGTCAATCAAATCCAATCGAACACGAGTGAGTGGAATCATGCTATAATAGAATACTGCCAGGAACACGGTGTGGTTCCAGAAGCGTGGGGACCGCTATCACGTATCGATGCTTCTTGCCGTCAAGCTTTAACAGAAATAGGCCAGCGTTATGGAAAAACCTGGGCACAAGTTATTCTGCGCTACCAAATTCAACGTGGTGTAGCAGTTATTCCTAAGTCCCATAACCCAGAGCGCCAACAGTTAAATATTGAACTGTTTGATTTTTCGCTCACCGAAGAAGAAATGACGACGATTGGTCATTTAAAAAATAAAGAGCAAAATAATTAG
- a CDS encoding ABC transporter ATP-binding protein, translating into MFDILKKLGWFFKLRWKTYTFGVFGLIAVALLSAVTPLILGNIIDEIVTGSLTYRSLIIQSGTILVFAIFMYGLRFGWRNAIFGNSTLLESIMRNRLFTHFTKMDSQFFHHYRTGDLMAHATNDLAALRFVAGGGILAMTDSVFIGGTTLFSMIFFVDWQLTLTTILPFPILIFAARYLGKAINKRYRGSLESFSQMNNHVQESVGGMKVIKTFGEEEPNYVDFTKDIQNVFDKNKGVYIVESAYTPIIEGITGLTYVLTLLFGTYFIKIDRITIGQLVAYFSYLSMMAWPLLAVGRVANTLERGDASYKRVANLLSQTSALMEVKNPIQAPVSGDIHFKIDSFTYPDSAEPVLTDAEFRLNAGSTLGIVGHTGSGKSTIFKLLMREYDPNNGFITYNGHNLKDYSLDAIAQGTGYVPQGSFLFSTSVRENIRFVNPDLTQDEVEYFAKLADVHEDIMQFPQGYGTEVGERGVSLSGGQKQRIAIARALATKAEFLILDDALSAVDAQTESRILTNLRDIRKNESTIIATHRISSIMHADEIIVLKKGRIVERGQHAELLAKDGWYSRMYKEQQLQQKMTEGGEDIG; encoded by the coding sequence ATGTTTGATATATTAAAAAAATTAGGTTGGTTTTTTAAATTACGTTGGAAAACTTATACATTTGGCGTGTTTGGACTGATTGCCGTTGCCTTACTATCAGCGGTCACACCCCTTATTTTAGGGAATATTATCGATGAAATTGTAACCGGCAGTCTGACTTATCGAAGTCTCATCATTCAGTCTGGTACGATTCTCGTCTTTGCCATTTTTATGTACGGACTTCGTTTTGGATGGCGAAATGCAATTTTTGGTAATTCTACCTTATTAGAATCCATCATGCGTAATCGTCTCTTTACACATTTTACCAAAATGGACAGTCAGTTCTTCCACCACTACCGAACTGGTGACTTGATGGCACATGCCACGAATGATTTAGCAGCCTTACGGTTTGTAGCCGGAGGGGGAATTTTAGCCATGACCGATTCGGTGTTCATTGGTGGAACGACCCTCTTTTCAATGATTTTCTTTGTCGACTGGCAGTTAACTTTAACGACCATTTTGCCTTTTCCAATCTTGATTTTTGCAGCGCGTTATTTAGGGAAAGCCATTAACAAGCGCTACCGCGGTTCGCTTGAGTCTTTTTCGCAAATGAATAACCACGTTCAAGAAAGTGTTGGCGGTATGAAAGTCATCAAAACCTTTGGAGAAGAAGAACCCAACTATGTTGACTTTACCAAAGACATTCAAAATGTTTTTGATAAGAACAAAGGGGTTTATATTGTTGAGTCTGCGTATACGCCTATTATTGAAGGAATTACTGGCTTAACCTATGTCTTAACGCTCCTTTTTGGAACTTATTTTATTAAGATTGACCGAATTACGATTGGACAATTGGTTGCCTACTTTAGTTATTTATCTATGATGGCATGGCCTTTACTTGCAGTCGGTCGTGTGGCAAATACCTTAGAACGCGGCGATGCCAGCTACAAACGGGTTGCCAATCTCTTGTCACAAACATCTGCCTTAATGGAAGTAAAAAATCCAATTCAAGCTCCTGTTTCTGGCGATATCCACTTCAAAATTGATAGTTTTACCTATCCAGACTCCGCCGAACCAGTTTTAACCGATGCAGAGTTTCGCTTAAATGCAGGGTCTACTCTAGGAATTGTAGGGCATACCGGTTCGGGAAAAAGTACGATTTTCAAACTTTTAATGCGTGAATATGATCCTAATAATGGCTTTATTACCTATAACGGACATAATTTAAAAGATTATAGTCTGGATGCTATTGCACAAGGAACCGGCTATGTTCCTCAAGGATCCTTTTTATTTTCAACCAGTGTGCGCGAAAATATTCGTTTTGTAAATCCTGACTTGACTCAAGACGAAGTGGAATACTTTGCTAAATTAGCCGATGTTCACGAGGACATTATGCAATTTCCACAAGGCTATGGAACCGAAGTAGGCGAGCGCGGCGTTTCGCTTTCCGGTGGGCAAAAGCAACGGATTGCCATCGCACGGGCGCTCGCAACTAAAGCTGAATTTTTAATTTTAGATGATGCCTTATCAGCGGTAGATGCGCAGACAGAATCGCGTATTTTAACGAACTTGCGTGATATTCGTAAAAATGAATCTACTATTATCGCCACCCATCGGATTAGCTCAATTATGCATGCCGATGAAATTATTGTTTTGAAAAAAGGTCGAATTGTCGAACGTGGTCAGCATGCGGAGCTCCTCGCTAAAGATGGCTGGTACAGCCGTATGTATAAAGAACAACAATTGCAACAAAAAATGACCGAAGGAGGCGAGGATATTGGCTGA